From Polynucleobacter sp. MWH-Braz-FAM2G, a single genomic window includes:
- the tolB gene encoding Tol-Pal system beta propeller repeat protein TolB has product MLQTAKRLLAPLNSFSLVVIAVCISFATPALAQMNIEITGVGQSLYPIAVMRFKDENKLPTSVTEIIRQDLARSGYFKNTENGNAVESDDGTPNYKSWAARGADALVVGSVVQTGGSQFEIHYKLFDIRKSQSLGGLNLNSSADNLRAVAHKIADDIILKLLGERGVFSTRLSYVIKDGKRYRLVISDADGQNIRNAMNSSEPIISPSWSPDGKKVAYVSFEDRKPVIYVHELATGRRISLSNQKGNNSAPAWSPDGKKLAISLSKDGNTQIYGINADGTGLHRLTRGNTIDTEPQYSADGRYIYFTSDRGGNPQIYRMSAEGEQAEGVKRVTFKQGFVTSPRISPDGKYLAYIANVGGAYRLYILNLATGDAQALTDGTSDESPSFAANGRYVLYSTKVGGKRVLAAVSVDGNSKQVLSIPGYDVRQPSWGPFMD; this is encoded by the coding sequence ATGTTGCAAACTGCAAAAAGATTGTTAGCGCCACTGAACTCTTTTAGCTTGGTAGTTATTGCCGTATGTATCAGCTTTGCGACACCTGCACTTGCACAGATGAATATTGAAATCACTGGTGTAGGTCAGTCACTCTACCCAATCGCAGTGATGCGCTTTAAGGATGAAAATAAATTACCGACTAGCGTTACAGAAATCATTCGGCAAGACTTAGCACGCAGCGGATACTTTAAAAATACTGAAAATGGCAATGCAGTTGAAAGTGATGACGGCACCCCCAATTACAAATCTTGGGCGGCGCGAGGTGCCGATGCTCTCGTAGTGGGTTCAGTGGTGCAGACTGGAGGATCTCAATTTGAGATTCATTACAAACTGTTTGATATTCGCAAATCCCAAAGTCTTGGGGGCTTAAACCTCAACTCCAGCGCAGATAACTTACGTGCAGTGGCCCATAAGATCGCTGATGACATCATCCTAAAGTTACTCGGTGAACGTGGCGTTTTCTCCACCCGCCTGTCTTATGTCATCAAAGACGGTAAGCGTTATCGCCTCGTTATCTCTGATGCCGATGGCCAAAATATCCGCAACGCTATGAATAGTAGCGAGCCGATCATCTCGCCATCTTGGTCACCCGATGGCAAAAAAGTGGCTTATGTTTCTTTTGAAGATCGCAAACCAGTAATCTATGTGCATGAACTAGCTACGGGTCGTCGCATATCGCTCTCCAATCAAAAGGGCAATAACAGTGCACCAGCATGGTCACCCGATGGTAAAAAGCTCGCCATCTCACTCTCCAAAGACGGGAATACTCAGATCTATGGAATCAATGCCGATGGCACAGGTTTGCATCGCTTAACACGCGGCAATACGATCGACACTGAACCCCAGTACTCTGCTGATGGTCGCTACATCTATTTCACTAGTGATCGTGGCGGCAACCCTCAAATCTATCGAATGAGCGCTGAAGGCGAGCAAGCAGAGGGAGTGAAACGGGTTACCTTTAAACAAGGATTCGTCACGTCGCCTCGTATTTCGCCAGATGGAAAATATTTGGCATATATTGCCAACGTTGGCGGCGCCTATCGACTCTACATTCTGAATTTAGCTACAGGGGATGCTCAGGCTCTTACCGATGGCACTAGTGATGAATCCCCCTCTTTTGCCGCAAATGGTCGCTACGTTCTCTACTCCACTAAAGTAGGTGGCAAACGCGTTCTTGCAGCAGTTTCAGTAGACGGAAATTCTAAACAGGTACTGAGCATTCCAGGATATGACGTTCGTCAGCCTTCTTGGGGTCCATTTATGGACTAA
- the ribBA gene encoding bifunctional 3,4-dihydroxy-2-butanone-4-phosphate synthase/GTP cyclohydrolase II, with translation MPNNLASTEEIIAELRAGKMVILVDEEDRENEGDLVLAADHVTADAVNFMAKHGRGLICLTLTRERCQQLNLPLMVRDNGTSMGTNFTVSIEAASGVTTGISAADRALTIKTAVAPNAKPNDLVQPGHIFPLMAQPGGVLIRSGHTEAGCDLAAMAGCSPTSVICEIMKDDGSMARLPDLLEFAKEHQLKIGSIADLIQYRSQNESIVVREGSREFITPWGKFQGIVYRDTPSSCMHVALIHGKPSETQETLVRVHEPVTVLDFLDSNVSTHSWPLAKALEQIASSPAGVAVLLNASGIAAPNGQDWLVQFQKLNQSQDEAKKPLTRKTDFRSYGIGAQILKDIGVGKMRLLANPSPVPSLSGYKLEVTGYKPYTP, from the coding sequence ATGCCAAATAACCTTGCCTCCACCGAAGAAATTATTGCTGAGCTCCGTGCCGGCAAAATGGTGATCCTCGTGGATGAAGAAGATCGCGAAAACGAGGGCGATTTAGTCTTGGCGGCTGATCATGTGACTGCAGATGCCGTAAATTTCATGGCAAAACATGGTCGTGGACTCATCTGCTTAACCTTAACTCGTGAGCGCTGCCAACAACTAAATCTCCCCCTAATGGTGAGAGATAACGGCACATCGATGGGAACCAATTTCACGGTGTCTATTGAGGCGGCTAGCGGAGTGACTACAGGCATCTCAGCTGCAGATCGTGCATTGACTATCAAAACAGCAGTTGCACCAAATGCTAAACCAAATGATTTAGTTCAACCTGGTCATATTTTTCCATTGATGGCTCAACCAGGCGGCGTATTAATTCGATCGGGACATACAGAGGCAGGATGCGATTTAGCTGCCATGGCTGGATGTTCACCCACTTCGGTCATTTGCGAAATCATGAAAGATGATGGCAGTATGGCTCGCCTTCCTGATCTTCTAGAGTTTGCAAAAGAGCACCAACTAAAAATTGGCAGTATCGCCGACCTGATTCAGTACCGCAGCCAAAATGAAAGCATTGTGGTTCGTGAAGGTTCTCGCGAATTCATTACACCCTGGGGAAAATTCCAAGGCATCGTTTATCGCGACACTCCGAGCTCTTGCATGCACGTCGCTCTCATTCACGGCAAACCTTCTGAGACCCAAGAAACATTGGTGCGTGTTCATGAGCCAGTTACCGTATTAGATTTTCTGGATTCGAATGTGAGTACTCATTCTTGGCCGCTGGCAAAAGCTCTAGAGCAAATTGCCTCTTCGCCTGCTGGGGTAGCAGTGCTCCTCAACGCATCTGGCATCGCCGCCCCCAATGGTCAAGATTGGTTAGTCCAGTTTCAAAAACTGAATCAGTCGCAAGATGAGGCTAAGAAACCGCTAACCAGAAAAACAGATTTCAGAAGTTATGGCATAGGCGCACAAATCTTAAAAGATATTGGCGTAGGCAAAATGCGCTTACTTGCTAATCCAAGTCCTGTACCAAGTCTATCTGGCTATAAGCTCGAAGTTACAGGTTACAAACCTTACACCCCTTAA
- a CDS encoding type II secretion system protein, with protein sequence MAINSQGFILLEVLVAMSMILGVWIASVGIYHRLAFNLVKQESKRSQLRKEMDTFEIQEQVRANLDLSIKGLSNDIARVSDRNRSMRTATQSIIKNKR encoded by the coding sequence ATGGCTATAAATAGCCAGGGTTTCATTTTGCTTGAGGTTTTGGTGGCTATGAGCATGATTTTGGGGGTTTGGATTGCATCGGTGGGTATTTATCACCGCTTAGCTTTCAACCTGGTAAAGCAAGAAAGCAAAAGGTCGCAACTCAGAAAGGAAATGGATACCTTTGAAATACAAGAACAAGTTAGGGCTAATCTTGATTTATCTATCAAAGGTCTAAGCAATGACATTGCTCGAGTGTCTGATCGGAATCGCTCTATGCGCACTGCTACTCAATCCATTATTAAGAACAAGCGCTGA
- the ybgF gene encoding tol-pal system protein YbgF yields the protein MMMSSSSIKQTLSRAFCLSATLICLSTSTSAWALFSDDEARKAILDLRKSLATTQLELQGQIDKLKAENAELRGKVEELEKQGEDINASQKTYYQDLDTRLGNFEPRTITIEGVSGTVQPGEKKAYDDALKAFQAGNLKKADQAFSAFVAKYSSSPYLPLALYWGGNSKYASKDYAGAISQLQRLIKLYPNHPRISAAMVTLGNSQLESGNKTAAKKTFSEIIAKYPDTEAAKEAQQLMSSTK from the coding sequence ATGATGATGTCTTCAAGCTCAATCAAACAAACGCTCTCACGAGCGTTTTGTTTAAGTGCCACCCTAATTTGCTTAAGTACATCAACCAGCGCTTGGGCTCTTTTCTCTGACGATGAAGCACGCAAGGCTATTTTGGATCTGCGTAAGTCCTTAGCTACGACCCAGCTGGAATTACAAGGACAAATAGATAAGCTCAAAGCCGAGAATGCCGAGCTACGCGGCAAAGTAGAAGAACTTGAAAAGCAAGGCGAAGATATCAACGCCAGCCAAAAAACGTACTACCAAGATCTTGATACACGCTTGGGTAATTTTGAACCACGCACCATCACCATTGAGGGCGTGAGTGGCACAGTACAGCCTGGCGAAAAGAAAGCTTATGACGATGCATTAAAAGCATTTCAGGCAGGTAATTTAAAAAAGGCTGATCAGGCTTTTTCTGCTTTCGTAGCCAAATATTCCAGTAGCCCCTATTTACCTCTCGCGCTGTATTGGGGCGGTAATAGCAAATACGCTAGCAAGGATTATGCAGGTGCTATCAGTCAACTCCAGCGTCTAATTAAGCTTTATCCAAATCATCCACGGATATCTGCAGCCATGGTGACTTTGGGAAATTCTCAATTAGAAAGTGGCAACAAAACAGCGGCCAAAAAAACATTTAGCGAAATCATTGCCAAATATCCAGACACTGAAGCCGCTAAAGAAGCGCAGCAGTTGATGAGTAGTACAAAATAA
- the pal gene encoding peptidoglycan-associated lipoprotein Pal → MKISIARRAATLALISATALVLAACSSVKLDDVDGANGSGGNGNFGSQPWNDPKSPLFEKSVYFGFDEYTVQTKYQKMLSAHASYLKANPKQKIIIQGNTDDRGTAEYNLALGQRRSDAVRKSLNLMGVSDDQMEAVSFGKEKPKAEGDNEAAWAENRRADIVYITN, encoded by the coding sequence ATGAAGATTTCTATCGCACGTCGTGCAGCAACATTGGCCTTAATTAGCGCTACAGCTCTCGTACTGGCTGCTTGCTCAAGCGTTAAATTAGATGACGTGGATGGCGCCAACGGCAGTGGTGGCAATGGTAACTTTGGTTCCCAACCTTGGAATGATCCGAAGAGCCCACTATTTGAAAAGAGTGTTTACTTTGGTTTTGATGAATACACCGTTCAGACTAAATATCAAAAGATGTTATCTGCGCACGCAAGCTATCTCAAAGCCAACCCAAAACAGAAAATCATCATTCAAGGAAACACGGATGATCGCGGTACTGCTGAGTACAACTTAGCACTCGGCCAACGTCGTTCAGATGCCGTTCGTAAATCATTGAACTTGATGGGTGTTTCCGATGATCAAATGGAAGCTGTCAGTTTTGGCAAAGAAAAACCAAAGGCTGAGGGTGACAACGAGGCCGCCTGGGCAGAGAATCGTCGCGCAGATATTGTTTATATCACCAACTAA
- the ribH gene encoding 6,7-dimethyl-8-ribityllumazine synthase → MTNSTNDFVGVLEADLNGQDLRIGIVQARFNEDHCVALTNACINELLSLGVLQADIKLVTVPGALEIPFALQKLAETGEFDGLVALGAVIRGETYHFELVSNESAAGITRISIDSGLPIANGVLTCDTDEQAHARVQVKGAECAQAVVEMANLALALTPDIDIEINSSEE, encoded by the coding sequence ATGACCAACTCAACGAATGATTTTGTAGGCGTTCTTGAAGCAGACCTAAATGGTCAAGATCTACGTATAGGCATCGTGCAAGCGCGTTTCAATGAAGATCATTGTGTTGCCTTAACCAATGCCTGCATTAACGAACTACTTTCCCTTGGGGTTTTGCAAGCGGACATTAAGCTAGTTACTGTCCCTGGTGCACTGGAGATTCCATTTGCCCTGCAAAAATTAGCAGAGACTGGCGAGTTTGACGGCTTGGTTGCTCTTGGAGCAGTGATCCGTGGCGAAACTTATCACTTTGAGTTGGTCTCCAATGAATCCGCTGCCGGTATTACCCGCATCTCAATTGATTCAGGATTACCAATTGCTAACGGTGTATTAACTTGCGACACAGATGAGCAGGCTCATGCCCGCGTTCAAGTAAAAGGCGCTGAATGCGCTCAAGCTGTGGTGGAGATGGCGAATCTTGCTCTAGCCTTAACCCCTGATATCGATATTGAAATTAACTCGAGCGAAGAATAA
- the trmB gene encoding tRNA (guanosine(46)-N7)-methyltransferase TrmB, with protein sequence MVSASSTSSEKGFERIRSFVLRAGRTTAGQQRAIEELGPQFMISYRASTLDLVEAFNGSRKPKILEIGFGMGETTAKIAALRAEDDFLAIEVHLPGVGALLKLIGENQLTNLRIIRHDAVEVLENMLSPDSLDGIHIYFADPWHKKRHHKRRLIQAEFVKLLVSRLKSGAYLHLATDWHNYAEQMLLVLNAEASLQNTSNELVRVETFTKEDIAISGGFSNEFKPTLEQLHSQHAGYVEKPAYRPLTKFENRGIKLGHGVWDLVYKKK encoded by the coding sequence ATGGTGAGCGCCAGCTCGACCTCTTCTGAGAAAGGTTTTGAGCGTATTCGCTCTTTTGTATTGAGGGCTGGTAGAACTACAGCTGGGCAGCAACGGGCCATTGAAGAGCTAGGCCCTCAGTTCATGATTTCTTATCGAGCATCCACTCTTGATTTGGTTGAAGCGTTTAATGGCTCGAGAAAACCAAAAATCTTGGAGATCGGTTTTGGCATGGGCGAGACTACAGCCAAGATTGCTGCCTTAAGAGCAGAAGATGATTTTTTAGCTATCGAGGTTCATCTGCCTGGGGTTGGTGCTTTATTAAAGCTGATCGGCGAGAATCAACTTACTAATTTAAGAATCATTCGCCATGATGCTGTAGAGGTATTGGAGAATATGCTCTCTCCGGATTCTTTGGATGGTATTCATATTTACTTTGCGGATCCTTGGCATAAAAAACGTCACCATAAGCGGCGCTTAATTCAGGCAGAGTTTGTCAAGCTGTTGGTATCCCGATTGAAGTCCGGCGCTTATCTGCATCTTGCAACGGATTGGCATAACTATGCCGAGCAAATGCTGTTGGTATTGAATGCTGAAGCTTCTTTGCAAAATACATCTAATGAGTTAGTGAGAGTAGAAACTTTCACCAAAGAGGATATTGCAATCTCTGGAGGGTTCTCTAATGAATTTAAGCCCACTCTTGAGCAATTACATAGCCAGCATGCTGGCTATGTAGAAAAGCCTGCTTATCGACCATTAACTAAGTTTGAAAATCGCGGTATCAAACTAGGTCATGGTGTTTGGGATTTGGTCTACAAGAAAAAATAA
- a CDS encoding GspH/FimT family pseudopilin gives MIKSQNSSSIRQLGFSLLELMAVILIIAIMAMMTMPLLQEQIAAREVETIARRFIAHAQFARQQALYLGQSAHIVPRSQDQWEAGWIVQSGCIGKSVKAACTSRQWFSQASIEPVYFKGGGKQFIDPNSGKKGILFNAAGAAKTAHGGFVANRLILGHLRVPSIERQMILGSGGRWRICNPASDAKRCH, from the coding sequence TTGATTAAAAGCCAAAACTCAAGCTCAATTCGGCAATTAGGTTTTAGTTTGCTAGAGCTTATGGCGGTAATCTTAATTATTGCGATTATGGCCATGATGACTATGCCATTATTGCAAGAGCAAATCGCCGCTCGAGAAGTGGAAACGATTGCTAGAAGATTTATTGCTCATGCTCAGTTTGCCCGTCAACAAGCTCTATATTTGGGTCAATCGGCGCATATCGTGCCTAGATCCCAAGATCAATGGGAAGCTGGATGGATTGTTCAAAGTGGATGTATTGGGAAGTCGGTAAAAGCAGCGTGTACTAGCAGGCAATGGTTCTCACAGGCGAGCATTGAACCCGTTTACTTTAAGGGCGGAGGTAAGCAATTTATTGATCCAAACTCAGGCAAAAAGGGGATCCTTTTTAATGCGGCGGGAGCGGCTAAAACGGCTCATGGTGGATTTGTGGCCAATCGCTTAATTTTGGGCCACCTGAGAGTTCCTAGCATAGAGCGCCAAATGATTTTGGGTAGTGGAGGGCGTTGGCGCATCTGTAATCCAGCATCTGATGCGAAGCGTTGCCATTGA
- a CDS encoding NAD-dependent succinate-semialdehyde dehydrogenase, producing the protein MGTVDIRSQLKDATLFKEEAFIDGKWIKSKNSFVVTNPATDDVIAAVANLETHDAELAIAAAEKALPAWRNKLAKERAQIMRKWFDLIIENTQDLATLMTLEQGKPLAEAAGEVVYGASFVEWFAEEAKRVEGSILASTWSDKRLMVLKQPIGVCVAITPWNFPIAMITRKIAPALAAGCTIVIKPAELTPLSALALAELGKRAGIPDGVINILTADASQSIAIGKTLCASPTVRHLSFTGSTEVGRILMEQCAPTVKKLALELGGHAPFIVFEDADIDAAVTGAMASKFRNSGQTCVCANRFYVHKKVHDLFVEKFTKALSIIKVGNGMESGITQGPLIETAALEKVEKHVADAISKGAKLVTGGKARIQGKNFYEPTILANVTKDMLITYEETFGPVAPIIPFESDEEVIKLANNSQFGLASYFYSRDIGRIWKVAEALEYGIVGVNSGLISNEVGPFGGIKQSGLGREGSVFGMDEYLEMKYVCIGL; encoded by the coding sequence ATGGGTACAGTAGATATTCGCAGTCAATTAAAAGATGCCACTCTTTTCAAAGAAGAGGCTTTTATTGATGGAAAATGGATAAAGTCTAAAAACTCATTCGTAGTGACTAATCCAGCGACGGACGATGTCATTGCCGCTGTAGCAAACCTTGAAACCCATGATGCTGAATTAGCCATCGCCGCTGCTGAAAAAGCACTACCAGCATGGCGCAATAAATTGGCCAAAGAACGCGCTCAAATCATGCGCAAATGGTTTGATCTCATTATTGAAAACACCCAAGACCTAGCAACCCTCATGACGCTCGAGCAAGGCAAGCCTTTAGCCGAAGCGGCGGGCGAAGTAGTCTATGGGGCATCTTTTGTGGAGTGGTTTGCAGAAGAAGCAAAACGTGTAGAGGGCTCCATCCTTGCAAGCACCTGGAGCGATAAGCGCCTCATGGTTTTAAAGCAACCAATAGGTGTATGTGTAGCGATTACGCCATGGAATTTTCCGATCGCTATGATCACACGCAAAATCGCGCCTGCGCTTGCAGCAGGCTGCACGATTGTCATTAAGCCCGCCGAACTAACCCCCTTATCCGCCTTAGCTTTAGCTGAGCTAGGAAAACGTGCTGGTATCCCTGACGGCGTGATTAATATTTTGACTGCTGACGCAAGCCAATCCATTGCGATTGGTAAAACTCTTTGCGCTTCTCCAACTGTGCGTCATCTATCGTTCACAGGCTCAACTGAGGTGGGTCGTATTCTCATGGAGCAGTGTGCGCCAACCGTCAAAAAACTAGCCTTAGAGCTTGGTGGTCACGCACCATTCATTGTGTTTGAAGATGCAGATATTGATGCTGCCGTCACCGGAGCAATGGCTTCAAAATTCAGAAACTCTGGCCAGACCTGCGTTTGCGCAAACCGTTTTTATGTTCACAAAAAAGTACACGATTTGTTTGTGGAAAAATTTACCAAAGCGCTTTCTATTATTAAGGTGGGCAATGGAATGGAGTCTGGCATTACCCAAGGCCCATTAATAGAAACTGCTGCTCTTGAAAAAGTAGAAAAGCATGTTGCTGATGCGATTAGCAAAGGTGCAAAATTAGTTACTGGCGGAAAAGCAAGAATCCAAGGCAAAAATTTCTATGAGCCAACCATTTTGGCTAATGTGACTAAGGATATGCTGATTACTTATGAGGAAACATTTGGTCCTGTAGCACCAATCATTCCTTTTGAAAGCGATGAAGAAGTCATCAAGCTCGCTAACAATAGTCAATTTGGTTTGGCATCCTACTTCTATAGCCGAGATATCGGTCGCATCTGGAAAGTGGCCGAAGCCCTTGAATATGGCATCGTTGGGGTAAATAGCGGATTAATTTCTAATGAGGTTGGGCCTTTTGGCGGCATCAAACAATCAGGACTTGGACGCGAAGGCAGCGTCTTTGGCATGGATGAATACCTCGAGATGAAATATGTTTGCATTGGCCTATAA
- a CDS encoding riboflavin synthase produces MFTGIITAVGQIKSTQVKGDGLHLEVEVPAGYLDDVALGDSIAIQGACMTATQLNDSSFSLDISRESLNKTVGLDKVGPVNLEKAMRLNDRLGGHLVSGHVDGVGKVAHFAQVANDAYGSWLLRIEAPKELAQYLAYKGSIVVNGVSLTVNQTEDTPISCIIDINIIPHTLQNTTLGNLKVGDAVNLEVDLIARYVARMMEVQPK; encoded by the coding sequence ATGTTTACTGGAATCATTACTGCAGTTGGTCAAATTAAAAGCACTCAAGTAAAGGGTGATGGCCTGCATTTGGAGGTTGAAGTACCTGCGGGTTATTTAGATGATGTTGCCTTAGGCGACAGCATTGCTATTCAGGGTGCTTGCATGACAGCAACTCAACTGAATGACTCTAGTTTTTCTTTGGACATTTCACGAGAGTCACTCAATAAAACGGTTGGCCTAGATAAAGTCGGACCGGTTAACCTTGAAAAAGCCATGCGCTTGAATGATCGTTTGGGCGGGCATTTAGTTAGCGGACATGTAGATGGCGTTGGTAAGGTTGCGCATTTTGCTCAAGTAGCGAATGATGCTTATGGATCTTGGTTGCTTCGTATTGAGGCGCCAAAAGAGTTAGCTCAGTACCTAGCTTATAAAGGCTCTATTGTTGTCAATGGAGTATCACTCACAGTCAATCAAACTGAGGACACACCAATTTCATGCATTATTGATATCAACATCATTCCACATACTTTGCAGAACACAACACTAGGTAATTTAAAGGTAGGTGATGCTGTGAATCTAGAAGTGGACCTTATCGCACGCTACGTTGCGAGAATGATGGAAGTGCAGCCAAAATAA
- the queC gene encoding 7-cyano-7-deazaguanine synthase QueC: protein MPDLSAAFTSLAPRKPGAPAVILFSGGLDSTTVLALAKDLGYTPYALSVGYGQRHSSELAAAKHIAKQIGVARHEVVNLDLTRFGGSALTDSSIAVPTTPSNDQEIPITYVPARNTILLSLALGWAESLGGLDIFYGANSVDYSGYPDCRPEYVASFEQMANLATKAGVEAINDSNRFRVHAPIINLTKAEIIQLGNTLGVDYSQTVSCYQANDLGEACGECESCRLRQAGFKQANVSDPTRYQKK from the coding sequence ATGCCCGATTTGTCTGCAGCATTTACATCACTTGCCCCTCGCAAGCCTGGAGCCCCTGCAGTCATTCTGTTTTCTGGTGGACTCGACTCAACCACTGTTCTGGCCTTGGCGAAAGATCTGGGATACACGCCTTATGCCCTTTCAGTAGGCTACGGTCAACGCCACTCATCAGAGCTAGCGGCAGCCAAACATATTGCAAAACAAATTGGGGTGGCTCGTCACGAAGTGGTGAACTTAGACCTTACAAGATTTGGTGGATCAGCGCTAACTGATTCATCTATTGCAGTTCCCACCACCCCAAGCAATGATCAAGAGATTCCAATTACTTATGTGCCTGCACGCAATACGATTCTGCTATCCCTCGCATTAGGCTGGGCTGAATCCTTGGGTGGTCTTGATATTTTTTATGGCGCAAATTCGGTGGATTATTCAGGCTATCCAGACTGTCGCCCAGAGTATGTTGCCTCATTTGAGCAGATGGCTAATCTTGCAACTAAAGCTGGTGTAGAGGCCATTAATGATTCGAATCGCTTTAGGGTGCACGCACCCATTATTAACCTTACTAAAGCAGAAATCATTCAACTAGGAAACACTTTAGGCGTTGATTACTCGCAAACCGTTTCTTGCTACCAAGCAAATGACCTAGGTGAGGCGTGTGGTGAGTGCGAATCTTGTCGCTTAAGGCAAGCGGGCTTTAAACAAGCTAATGTGAGTGATCCTACTCGCTATCAAAAAAAGTAA
- the ribD gene encoding bifunctional diaminohydroxyphosphoribosylaminopyrimidine deaminase/5-amino-6-(5-phosphoribosylamino)uracil reductase RibD has translation MYNAADHQFMGEALAEAQKALYLSNPNPRVGCVIVKGGQVIGKGFTQRVGGAHAEVQALSHAKALGNDVAGSTIYATLEPCSHTGRTPPCVDALIEAKPATVFVAMSDPNPLVAGKGLERLKAAGIKAHCGLMELEARALNPGFISRMTRGLPWVRMKIAASLDGKTALPDGRSQWITGPLARADGHHWRAQACAILTGVGTVKEDDPSLNVRDVQTERQPWRVIVDSKLETPLTAKILKNVEQSGVIIVCANLESPEIELKAKALRERGVEVIAMANAFSKVDLPQLFSYLAKDREMNEIHVEAGFKLNGSLLRENCVDELLLYYAPFFMGEGIGMANINPLSSLNNRQDWKPIDQTLFGSDLRMRLIKNS, from the coding sequence ATGTATAACGCAGCTGACCATCAGTTCATGGGCGAGGCCTTGGCCGAGGCTCAAAAAGCACTCTACCTATCAAATCCTAACCCTAGAGTGGGTTGCGTGATTGTTAAGGGCGGTCAAGTGATTGGTAAGGGGTTTACTCAAAGGGTTGGGGGTGCTCACGCAGAGGTGCAGGCCCTAAGTCACGCAAAAGCTCTTGGTAATGATGTAGCCGGTTCAACCATCTATGCGACCCTTGAACCATGTAGTCATACTGGAAGAACACCGCCTTGTGTTGATGCCTTGATCGAGGCAAAACCTGCTACCGTATTTGTTGCCATGTCTGACCCTAATCCCTTAGTCGCTGGCAAAGGCTTAGAGCGCTTAAAAGCGGCTGGAATCAAGGCTCATTGTGGTCTGATGGAGTTGGAGGCGCGTGCACTAAACCCAGGTTTTATTTCTAGGATGACACGAGGACTACCTTGGGTGCGCATGAAAATTGCCGCAAGCTTGGATGGCAAAACGGCTTTGCCTGATGGTCGCAGTCAGTGGATCACAGGACCACTTGCAAGAGCGGATGGGCATCATTGGCGTGCGCAAGCGTGCGCCATTCTAACGGGAGTGGGTACTGTCAAAGAAGACGATCCCAGTCTAAATGTTCGGGATGTGCAAACTGAGCGTCAGCCTTGGCGTGTCATTGTGGATTCGAAATTAGAAACGCCATTGACTGCAAAAATTCTAAAAAATGTAGAACAATCTGGTGTCATCATTGTTTGCGCCAATCTAGAAAGCCCTGAAATCGAGCTGAAGGCTAAGGCATTAAGAGAGAGGGGGGTAGAGGTGATTGCAATGGCAAATGCATTTAGCAAAGTCGACCTTCCTCAATTATTTTCTTATCTCGCAAAAGATCGTGAAATGAATGAGATTCATGTTGAGGCGGGTTTTAAGTTGAATGGCTCTTTACTTCGAGAAAATTGCGTAGATGAACTTCTGTTGTATTACGCACCATTTTTTATGGGTGAAGGTATTGGTATGGCCAATATCAACCCTTTAAGCTCTTTAAATAACAGACAAGATTGGAAACCTATTGATCAAACCCTGTTTGGATCTGATCTTCGAATGCGTTTAATTAAAAATAGTTAA
- the nusB gene encoding transcription antitermination factor NusB: protein MSSQNHTTPQASKETKPAPKRSLTPRRRAREYALQGVYQSLVMRRAGSIPNSAAIAKQLAEDPAFRRCQLDLFQGIFDGVLARTDELEAIITPALDRPINELSPVEHAALLIGVYELAVDLSVPYKVAINEAVELAKTFGGTDGHKYVNGVLDLLAQKLRTAETQSS from the coding sequence ATGTCTAGCCAAAACCATACTACCCCTCAGGCAAGCAAGGAAACTAAGCCTGCTCCAAAACGCTCACTGACCCCACGGCGTCGCGCCAGAGAGTATGCCTTACAAGGGGTCTATCAAAGCTTAGTGATGCGGCGCGCTGGCAGCATCCCAAATAGTGCTGCAATCGCTAAACAGCTTGCTGAAGACCCAGCATTTCGTCGTTGCCAACTAGATCTCTTTCAGGGGATTTTTGACGGCGTATTAGCCCGTACCGATGAATTAGAAGCCATCATCACTCCGGCTTTAGATCGTCCTATTAATGAACTCTCCCCTGTAGAGCATGCTGCACTTCTCATAGGGGTATATGAGCTAGCTGTCGACCTCTCGGTTCCCTACAAAGTAGCCATCAATGAAGCGGTAGAGCTGGCTAAAACATTTGGTGGCACGGATGGCCACAAGTACGTCAATGGCGTTTTAGACCTACTTGCGCAAAAGTTACGTACCGCGGAGACCCAATCAAGTTAA